One genomic segment of Nocardioides cavernaquae includes these proteins:
- a CDS encoding PaaX family transcriptional regulator C-terminal domain-containing protein, protein MSQPLLRPVSARSAVLTALMATHPPTLHASALVAGMEVLGFTETATRAALSRMVTRGDLLREDAAYTLSERLIARQQRVDEVHHPETRPWEGTWEMAIVTATGRSAADRAALRAQLQDMRVAELREGVWTRPANLRRGWPPELLAVSQCFESRPLGDPATLAAELWDLEEWAAYGRDLLVALPGTLDSPADRFTLVAAMVRHLQGDPLLPPALQPADWPGEALRAAYDDYRASMWPMRPRD, encoded by the coding sequence ATGTCACAGCCGCTGCTCCGACCGGTGTCCGCACGCTCCGCGGTGCTCACCGCGTTGATGGCGACCCATCCCCCGACGCTCCACGCCTCGGCGCTGGTTGCCGGGATGGAGGTCCTCGGGTTCACCGAGACTGCCACGCGGGCCGCGCTCTCCCGCATGGTCACGCGCGGCGACCTGCTGCGCGAGGACGCGGCGTACACGCTCAGCGAGCGGCTCATCGCCCGCCAGCAGCGGGTCGACGAGGTGCACCACCCCGAGACCCGACCCTGGGAGGGCACCTGGGAGATGGCAATCGTGACCGCGACGGGCCGGAGCGCCGCAGATCGCGCTGCCCTCCGGGCCCAGCTGCAGGACATGCGGGTCGCAGAGCTGCGCGAAGGCGTCTGGACCCGTCCGGCAAACCTGCGTCGCGGCTGGCCACCCGAGCTGCTGGCCGTGTCACAGTGCTTCGAGAGCCGGCCCCTCGGCGATCCGGCGACGCTCGCCGCTGAGCTGTGGGACCTCGAGGAGTGGGCGGCCTACGGGCGTGACCTTCTGGTCGCGCTGCCGGGCACGCTCGACTCCCCCGCTGACCGGTTCACCCTCGTCGCCGCCATGGTCAGGCACCTGCAGGGCGACCCGCTCCTCCCGCCGGCGCTCCAGCCTGCGGACTGGCCGGGCGAGGCGCTCCGCGCGGCGTACGACGACTACCGGGCCTCGATGTGGCCGATGCGGCCGCGCGACTGA
- a CDS encoding enoyl-CoA hydratase-related protein: MPELTRRGDVFVLDISNTPDGDHRFTYDRIAALDAALTEVESSAGPAALVITAQGKFFSNGLVPELFVEPGYTASYQRLLARFLVTELPTVGALNGHTYAGALLFALAFDERYARTERGFLCLPEAQIKVPFTTGLAAVVMARLSPQVAHRAMVLSHRFDAVSALEAGLIDGSAPVEELLETAVARAAELAPLRGPVLASIKNARYAGVVDSLHRTEQLTIATDSEGATA; encoded by the coding sequence ATGCCTGAACTGACACGTCGCGGGGACGTCTTCGTCCTCGACATCAGCAACACCCCCGACGGTGACCACCGCTTCACCTACGACCGGATCGCGGCGCTCGACGCAGCGCTGACCGAGGTCGAGTCGAGCGCCGGTCCGGCCGCGCTCGTGATCACCGCGCAGGGCAAGTTCTTCTCGAACGGCCTGGTCCCTGAGCTCTTCGTCGAGCCTGGCTACACCGCGTCGTACCAGCGGCTCCTGGCGCGCTTCCTCGTGACCGAGCTCCCGACGGTCGGCGCGCTCAACGGACACACGTATGCCGGTGCACTCCTGTTCGCGCTGGCGTTCGACGAGCGCTACGCCCGCACCGAGCGTGGCTTCCTCTGCCTGCCCGAAGCGCAGATCAAGGTCCCGTTCACCACCGGGTTGGCCGCCGTCGTCATGGCCCGCCTGTCGCCCCAGGTCGCCCACCGCGCGATGGTCCTCTCGCACCGCTTCGACGCCGTCTCGGCGCTCGAGGCCGGGCTGATCGATGGGTCGGCACCCGTGGAGGAGCTCCTCGAGACGGCAGTCGCGCGCGCCGCCGAGCTCGCTCCGCTGCGTGGCCCGGTCCTCGCCTCCATCAAGAACGCCCGCTACGCGGGCGTCGTCGACTCATTGCACCGCACCGAACAGCTCACCATCGCCACTGACTCAGAGGGAGCCACCGCATGA
- a CDS encoding SDR family oxidoreductase translates to MTEKSLQGRTILMSGGSRGIGLAIAVAAAREGANVAILAKTDVPDPRLPGTIHTAAAEIEAAGGQALAIVGDVRDEESVEGAVAKTVERFGGIDIVVNNASAINLAGTADLAMKRFDLMMAIEHRGTYLLTSKALPHLVNGVNPHILSLSPPINLDPKWLGPHPGYTLAKYGMSLLTLSWAAEYAEAGVASNCLWPETLIATAAVQNLLGGDAAIEKSRTPEIVADAAVEILKKPSREVTGNAFIDIDVLRDAGVTDFSKYGGTGELEYDLFVDPPADGSRPA, encoded by the coding sequence ATGACCGAGAAGAGCCTCCAGGGACGCACGATCCTCATGTCCGGCGGCAGCCGCGGCATCGGCCTCGCGATCGCCGTTGCGGCCGCGCGTGAGGGTGCCAACGTGGCGATCCTCGCCAAGACCGACGTCCCCGACCCGCGCCTGCCCGGCACGATCCACACCGCCGCGGCGGAGATCGAGGCCGCTGGCGGCCAGGCGCTGGCCATCGTGGGCGACGTGCGTGACGAGGAGTCGGTCGAGGGTGCCGTCGCGAAGACCGTCGAGCGCTTCGGCGGCATCGACATCGTGGTCAACAACGCCTCTGCCATCAACCTGGCCGGCACTGCTGACCTCGCCATGAAGCGCTTCGACCTGATGATGGCGATCGAGCACCGCGGCACCTACCTGCTGACCAGCAAGGCGCTGCCGCACCTGGTCAACGGAGTGAACCCGCACATCCTCTCGCTCTCGCCGCCGATCAACCTGGACCCCAAGTGGCTCGGCCCGCACCCGGGCTACACGCTGGCGAAGTACGGCATGTCCCTGCTGACGCTCTCCTGGGCGGCGGAGTACGCCGAGGCAGGCGTCGCGTCCAACTGCCTGTGGCCCGAGACCCTGATCGCGACCGCGGCCGTGCAGAACCTGCTCGGTGGTGATGCGGCCATCGAGAAGTCGCGCACCCCTGAGATCGTCGCTGACGCTGCCGTCGAGATCCTGAAGAAGCCGTCGCGCGAGGTCACCGGCAACGCGTTCATCGACATCGATGTCCTCCGCGACGCGGGCGTGACCGACTTCAGCAAGTACGGCGGCACGGGCGAGCTCGAGTACGACCTCTTCGTCGACCCGCCGGCCGACGGCTCGCGCCCGGCCTGA
- a CDS encoding SRPBCC family protein, with amino-acid sequence MQENTRQDRKVVSFADGSAPVGDTAVFEIFIKTTPERLWEAITDPTQRAAYSFGMAPESSWEQGSSYRSSAPGVEIASGENVVVDPPRLLVQTFTALWSDEVRAQGTTRVTWEIEPVGTSCRLTVVHDQLPPSANAELYGGWPMILSGLKTLIETGEHLDTPRSLMYEQG; translated from the coding sequence ATGCAGGAGAACACCCGCCAGGACCGCAAGGTCGTCTCGTTCGCGGACGGCTCCGCGCCTGTCGGCGACACCGCCGTCTTCGAGATATTCATCAAGACCACTCCCGAGCGGCTCTGGGAGGCGATCACCGACCCGACCCAGCGCGCGGCGTACAGCTTCGGGATGGCACCTGAATCGTCCTGGGAGCAGGGATCCAGCTACCGCTCCAGCGCCCCCGGCGTGGAGATCGCCTCCGGTGAGAACGTGGTCGTCGATCCCCCGCGCCTGCTCGTGCAGACCTTCACCGCGCTGTGGAGCGACGAGGTCCGCGCGCAGGGGACCACCCGGGTCACCTGGGAGATCGAGCCGGTCGGGACGTCATGCCGGCTGACCGTGGTCCACGACCAGCTGCCGCCGAGCGCCAACGCCGAGCTGTACGGCGGGTGGCCGATGATCCTCTCCGGTCTCAAGACGCTGATCGAGACCGGAGAGCACCTCGACACTCCTCGATCGCTGATGTACGAGCAGGGGTGA
- a CDS encoding ArsR/SmtB family transcription factor, with product MDAVFKALADPTRRALLDALFAEDGQTLRALEQVIAQQTDMSRFGVMKHLKVLEEAGLVVARKRGREKLHFLNPVPIRLIQDRWVSKYAEPWVDKVTELKKQLED from the coding sequence ATGGACGCCGTGTTCAAGGCACTCGCCGATCCGACCCGGAGGGCGCTCCTCGATGCGCTCTTCGCCGAGGACGGCCAGACCCTCCGTGCCCTCGAGCAGGTCATCGCCCAGCAGACCGACATGTCGCGCTTCGGCGTGATGAAGCACCTCAAGGTGCTGGAGGAGGCCGGCCTCGTCGTCGCCCGCAAGCGCGGCCGCGAGAAGCTCCACTTCCTCAATCCCGTCCCCATCCGGCTCATCCAGGACCGCTGGGTGAGCAAGTACGCCGAGCCGTGGGTCGACAAGGTCACCGAGCTCAAGAAGCAACTGGAGGACTGA
- a CDS encoding calcium:proton antiporter, with product MTAVRQRPSWSTVVPLASFALLAAIWGSHPKGLAAAAIALFLVGAVLAAVHHAEVVAHRVGEPFGSLLLAVAVTVIEVALIVTLMISGGEDTSTLARDTVFAAVMISVNGIVGLCLLVSSLKHHLAVFNPEGTGAALSTVITLAGVCLVLPRFTTSSSGPEFAPGQLAFAASASLALYALFVFTQTIRHRDFFMPVTSGRGPIDEDGDGHADPPSDRQALISLGLLMLALVSVVGLAKIESYAIEDGVAALGFPHAFVGVVIAVLVLAPESIAATRAAAQEKVQTSLNLALGSAMASIGLTIPAIAVASIWLDGPLHLGLEPMQIVLLFMTAIVSILTVVPGRAKPLQGGVHLVLLAAFIVLSIQP from the coding sequence ATGACTGCCGTGCGCCAACGCCCCTCGTGGTCCACAGTCGTACCCCTTGCCTCGTTCGCGCTGCTCGCCGCGATCTGGGGCAGCCACCCCAAGGGGCTCGCTGCTGCGGCGATCGCGCTCTTCCTGGTCGGCGCAGTCCTTGCAGCGGTCCACCACGCCGAGGTCGTTGCTCACCGGGTGGGCGAACCGTTCGGCTCGCTGCTGCTCGCGGTGGCCGTGACGGTGATCGAGGTGGCGTTGATCGTCACGCTGATGATCTCGGGCGGCGAGGACACCTCGACCCTCGCACGCGACACGGTCTTCGCCGCGGTGATGATCAGCGTCAACGGCATCGTCGGCCTGTGCCTGCTGGTCAGCTCCCTGAAGCACCACCTCGCCGTGTTCAACCCGGAGGGGACCGGCGCGGCGCTGTCCACCGTGATCACCCTCGCCGGTGTCTGCCTGGTGCTGCCGAGGTTCACGACGAGCAGCTCCGGTCCGGAGTTCGCGCCCGGGCAGCTCGCCTTTGCCGCGAGCGCCTCGCTCGCGCTCTACGCCCTCTTCGTGTTCACCCAGACGATCCGCCACCGCGACTTCTTCATGCCGGTGACCAGCGGTCGCGGGCCGATCGACGAGGACGGGGACGGCCATGCCGACCCTCCGTCGGACCGGCAGGCGCTGATCAGCCTGGGCCTGCTGATGCTGGCGCTGGTGTCCGTGGTCGGACTGGCCAAGATCGAGTCCTACGCGATCGAGGACGGGGTTGCGGCGCTCGGCTTCCCCCACGCCTTTGTCGGTGTGGTGATCGCCGTGCTGGTCCTCGCGCCCGAGTCGATCGCCGCCACTCGCGCTGCCGCCCAGGAGAAGGTGCAGACCAGCCTGAACCTGGCTCTGGGCTCGGCCATGGCGAGCATCGGGCTGACCATCCCCGCCATCGCGGTCGCCTCGATCTGGCTCGACGGGCCCCTCCACCTCGGGCTGGAACCGATGCAGATCGTCCTGCTCTTCATGACCGCCATCGTCAGCATCCTGACTGTCGTGCCTGGACGCGCCAAGCCACTCCAGGGTGGCGTGCACCTGGTGCTTCTCGCGGCATTCATCGTCCTGTCCATCCAGCCCTGA
- a CDS encoding TIGR03085 family metal-binding protein gives MTSAARTERELLCDLALTVGPDAPTLSGDWDVRHLMAHLVVRDRQPHNGIGIVVTAFADRHDRAVDRTAEHDFATLVDRVRTAWSPLSLPGVDSLANTVEFFVHHEDVRRARPGWEPRVHSRRLRNALWRVLPVLGRSLVVNAGVPVRLRRTDSGDTMTLRRGANPVVLSGDVGELVLFLYGRKQTHGLSFDGPDAHVTALKAASLGF, from the coding sequence GTGACTTCCGCTGCCAGGACCGAACGCGAGCTGCTCTGCGACCTGGCGCTCACGGTCGGCCCGGATGCTCCGACCCTCAGCGGCGACTGGGACGTGCGGCACCTCATGGCCCACCTCGTGGTGCGTGATCGCCAACCCCACAACGGGATCGGCATCGTGGTGACCGCCTTCGCAGACCGCCACGACCGCGCGGTCGACCGCACCGCGGAGCATGACTTCGCCACTCTTGTCGACCGCGTCCGCACCGCCTGGTCGCCACTCTCGCTGCCCGGCGTCGACTCCCTGGCGAACACGGTCGAGTTCTTCGTGCACCACGAAGACGTACGCCGCGCGCGTCCGGGCTGGGAGCCCCGCGTCCACTCGCGCAGGCTGCGCAACGCCCTCTGGCGGGTACTCCCGGTGCTCGGGCGCTCGCTCGTGGTCAACGCAGGCGTCCCGGTGCGCCTGCGACGCACCGACAGCGGCGACACGATGACGCTGCGCCGCGGCGCGAACCCGGTCGTGCTGTCGGGCGACGTGGGTGAGCTCGTGCTCTTCCTCTACGGGCGCAAGCAGACACACGGGCTCTCCTTCGACGGCCCGGACGCGCACGTCACCGCACTCAAGGCCGCCTCGCTCGGCTTCTGA
- a CDS encoding ABC transporter ATP-binding protein — protein MSTRTSTLRDGFAVIGVGIRREPWIFAASTLGSVLFGALTVADAWVLGWSTEHAVLPAFRDGEISAGLLWAVLALFVGVAILRAVGIVARRLGAGIMQYRLQAHDRRAVTRQYLRLPMEWHQRHPTGELLSNANSDVEAAWSPIAPLPMAVGTIVMMVIAIGQMLFADVVLALVGLLVFPAVVLANVSYQKAASPLMTKAQALRSELSGIAHESFDGAQVVKTLGRETEETARFAEVAHALRDVSVRAGRVRAAFDPVLAALPNLGVLIVLAVGVARVRSGHTDPGDVVTIGYLLTIVSFPIRSIGWLLGEFPRSVVGYGRVARVLAASGEMQYGAARLAATGPAALEVDRLSYAYDAAVPVLSDVSFEVAPGRSVALVGATAAGKSTLTTLITRLVDPDAGAIRVDGTDLRDLAPAALAGAVAVVPQTAFLFDDTVRGNVTLGAAIDDAEVWAALRTAQADGFVAALPHGLDTRLGERGTSLSGGQRQRVSLARAVVRKPRLLVLDDATSAVDPEVEARILSALREDAGDGGATLVVVAYRKATIGLADEVLHLADGRVVDRGTHQELLDRSPVYADLVNAYETEPAAQSAAQSAAPSAAQSGEDA, from the coding sequence GTGAGCACTCGGACGTCGACCTTGAGGGACGGCTTTGCCGTCATCGGTGTCGGGATCCGGCGCGAGCCGTGGATCTTCGCCGCGTCGACCCTCGGCAGCGTGCTGTTCGGCGCGTTGACCGTCGCCGATGCCTGGGTCCTGGGCTGGTCCACCGAGCACGCAGTCCTGCCCGCGTTCCGTGACGGCGAGATCTCGGCAGGCCTGCTCTGGGCGGTGCTCGCCCTCTTCGTCGGCGTCGCCATCCTGCGTGCGGTCGGCATCGTCGCCCGCCGCCTCGGCGCCGGCATCATGCAGTACCGGCTCCAGGCGCACGACCGACGTGCCGTCACCCGCCAGTACCTCCGCCTGCCCATGGAGTGGCACCAGCGGCACCCGACCGGCGAGCTGCTCTCCAACGCCAACTCGGATGTCGAAGCCGCCTGGAGCCCGATCGCGCCGCTCCCGATGGCCGTCGGCACGATCGTGATGATGGTGATCGCGATCGGGCAGATGCTCTTCGCCGACGTCGTCCTGGCCCTCGTCGGCCTGCTGGTCTTCCCGGCCGTCGTGCTGGCCAACGTCAGCTACCAGAAGGCCGCGTCCCCGCTGATGACGAAGGCGCAGGCCCTGCGCAGCGAGCTGAGCGGCATCGCGCACGAGTCGTTCGACGGCGCCCAGGTGGTCAAGACCCTCGGTCGCGAGACGGAGGAGACCGCGCGATTCGCCGAGGTCGCGCACGCCCTCCGCGACGTCTCGGTGCGCGCCGGCCGCGTCCGCGCGGCGTTCGACCCGGTGCTCGCCGCGCTGCCCAACCTCGGCGTCCTCATCGTCCTCGCCGTGGGTGTGGCGCGCGTGCGCAGCGGCCACACCGATCCGGGCGACGTCGTCACCATCGGCTACCTGCTGACGATCGTCTCGTTCCCGATCCGCTCGATCGGCTGGCTGCTCGGCGAGTTCCCGCGCAGCGTCGTTGGCTACGGCCGCGTCGCGCGCGTGCTGGCCGCCTCCGGCGAGATGCAGTACGGCGCCGCGCGCCTGGCCGCCACGGGCCCGGCCGCGCTCGAGGTCGACCGCCTCTCCTACGCCTACGACGCTGCGGTGCCCGTGCTCTCGGACGTGAGCTTCGAGGTCGCGCCCGGGCGGTCGGTGGCCCTGGTGGGCGCGACCGCGGCGGGCAAGAGCACGCTCACCACGCTGATCACGCGGCTGGTCGACCCGGACGCGGGCGCGATCCGCGTGGACGGCACCGACCTGCGCGACCTGGCTCCGGCGGCACTGGCCGGTGCGGTGGCCGTGGTGCCGCAGACGGCCTTCCTGTTCGACGACACCGTGCGCGGCAACGTGACGCTCGGCGCGGCGATCGACGATGCCGAGGTGTGGGCCGCTCTGCGCACGGCGCAGGCCGATGGGTTCGTCGCAGCGCTGCCGCACGGCCTCGACACCCGCCTGGGCGAGCGCGGCACCAGCCTGAGCGGCGGCCAGCGCCAACGCGTCTCCCTGGCCCGCGCGGTGGTCCGCAAGCCGCGACTCCTCGTCCTGGACGACGCCACGTCGGCGGTCGACCCCGAGGTCGAGGCGCGCATCCTGTCCGCCCTGCGGGAGGACGCCGGCGACGGGGGAGCGACCCTGGTCGTGGTCGCCTACCGCAAGGCCACCATCGGTCTGGCCGACGAGGTGCTCCACCTGGCGGACGGCCGCGTCGTCGACCGCGGCACGCACCAGGAGCTGCTCGACCGCTCACCCGTCTACGCCGACCTGGTCAACGCCTACGAGACCGAGCCCGCCGCCCAGTCCGCCGCCCAGTCCGCCGCCCCGTCCGCTGCGCAGTCAGGGGAGGACGCATGA
- a CDS encoding ABC transporter ATP-binding protein, whose amino-acid sequence MSTTTSERVAGTVDTGEELPALQTIRRGMEISPELRQGLGVTLLLALVATIGQVVVPITIQQTLDHGLGPAGPDTGFMVRMGLLAAVAILATGVASYVMTTRLFTQAERGLATLRIKAFRHVHDLPLLTQNTERRGALVSRVTSDVDQVSQFLVFGGIFAIVSIGQIIVATVIMLVYSWQLCLVVWLCFAPLFLSLRWFQQRLSDAYGTVRRQVGALLSAIAEPVVGATVVRAYAVQDRTQQRIDDAIAAHQSASTKAQGFTAFSFSLGGLSGGLANAGVLIVGIWLGFADQISAGEVIAFAFLVTLFVMPVQMGTQILTDAQNALAGWRRVIGILDTPAELVDPGADGAVLPRGPIAVEFRDVGFAYPGGPPVLRDIDLAIAPGTRVAVVGETGSGKSTLAKLLTRLMDPTDGSVLLDDVDVRQISNASLRRSVVLVPQEGFLIDATIRENARWGRLGATDSEIRESAIELGLVDWLDGLPHGLDTVVGQRGESLSAGERQLVALLRAHLVDPDLLVLDEATSAVDPQLEMRMARALERLMSGRTSVTIAHRLSTAENADEVVVVDRGRIVQRGRHQDLVAEGGVYGNLHASWVAQHG is encoded by the coding sequence ATGAGCACCACGACCTCCGAGCGCGTGGCCGGCACCGTCGACACCGGCGAGGAGCTTCCCGCTCTCCAGACCATCCGCCGCGGCATGGAGATCTCACCCGAGCTCCGCCAGGGCCTCGGTGTGACCCTGCTGCTCGCCCTCGTCGCGACGATCGGTCAGGTGGTCGTGCCGATCACGATCCAGCAGACGCTCGACCACGGCCTCGGTCCGGCCGGGCCGGACACCGGTTTCATGGTCCGCATGGGGCTGCTCGCCGCCGTCGCAATCCTGGCGACCGGCGTCGCGTCCTACGTCATGACGACGCGGCTGTTCACGCAGGCCGAGCGTGGCCTGGCGACGCTGCGGATCAAGGCGTTCCGCCATGTGCACGACCTGCCGTTGCTCACGCAGAACACCGAGCGTCGTGGTGCCCTCGTCTCGCGCGTCACCAGCGACGTCGACCAGGTCAGCCAGTTCCTGGTCTTCGGCGGCATCTTCGCGATCGTCAGCATCGGCCAGATCATCGTCGCGACGGTGATCATGCTCGTCTACTCGTGGCAGCTGTGCCTGGTCGTGTGGCTCTGCTTCGCGCCGCTCTTCCTGAGCCTGCGCTGGTTCCAGCAGCGGCTCTCCGACGCCTACGGGACCGTCCGTCGCCAGGTCGGCGCCCTGCTCTCCGCGATCGCCGAGCCGGTCGTCGGTGCCACTGTGGTCCGTGCCTACGCCGTGCAGGACCGCACACAGCAACGCATCGACGACGCGATCGCCGCGCACCAGTCCGCCAGCACCAAGGCCCAGGGGTTCACCGCGTTCTCGTTCTCGCTGGGCGGCCTGTCGGGTGGCCTGGCCAACGCCGGAGTCCTGATCGTCGGCATCTGGCTGGGCTTCGCCGACCAGATCAGTGCGGGCGAGGTCATCGCCTTCGCGTTCCTCGTCACGCTCTTCGTGATGCCGGTGCAGATGGGCACCCAGATCCTGACCGACGCACAGAACGCACTGGCCGGCTGGCGCCGCGTCATCGGCATCCTCGACACCCCGGCCGAGCTGGTCGACCCCGGTGCCGACGGTGCGGTGCTTCCGCGTGGCCCGATCGCCGTGGAGTTCCGCGACGTGGGCTTCGCCTACCCCGGTGGCCCGCCGGTGCTCCGTGACATCGACCTGGCCATCGCCCCGGGCACCCGCGTGGCCGTCGTCGGCGAGACCGGGTCCGGCAAGTCGACCCTCGCCAAGCTGCTGACCCGGCTGATGGACCCGACGGATGGCTCGGTGCTCCTCGACGACGTCGATGTCCGCCAGATCTCCAACGCCAGCCTGCGCCGTTCGGTCGTCCTGGTGCCGCAGGAGGGCTTCCTGATCGACGCCACGATCCGCGAGAACGCCCGATGGGGTCGCCTGGGTGCGACCGACTCCGAGATCCGCGAGTCGGCGATCGAGCTCGGGCTGGTCGACTGGCTCGACGGCCTTCCCCACGGCCTCGACACCGTCGTCGGTCAACGCGGCGAGTCGCTGAGTGCGGGGGAGCGGCAGCTCGTTGCTCTGCTCCGGGCCCACCTGGTCGACCCCGACCTGCTGGTCCTCGACGAGGCCACGAGTGCTGTCGACCCGCAGCTGGAGATGCGCATGGCGCGGGCGCTCGAGCGGCTCATGTCGGGTCGCACCTCGGTGACGATCGCGCACCGGCTCAGCACCGCCGAGAACGCCGACGAGGTCGTCGTCGTCGACCGCGGCCGCATCGTGCAGCGCGGGCGCCACCAGGACCTGGTCGCCGAGGGCGGGGTCTACGGCAACCTGCACGCGTCCTGGGTTGCCCAGCACGGCTGA
- the hisI gene encoding phosphoribosyl-AMP cyclohydrolase, with product MTDQLDPALAARLKRTDDGLVPAIAQQFDTGEVLMMGWMDDEALRRTLTTGRAVYWSRSRQEYWAKGDTSGHVQHVKEVRLDCDGDTLLVKVDQVGAACHTGDRTCFDADLLGPA from the coding sequence GTGACCGACCAGCTGGACCCCGCCCTCGCCGCCCGCCTCAAGCGCACCGACGACGGGCTCGTGCCTGCCATCGCGCAGCAGTTCGACACCGGTGAGGTGCTGATGATGGGCTGGATGGACGACGAGGCACTTCGCCGCACCCTGACCACGGGCCGCGCCGTCTACTGGAGCCGCAGCCGCCAGGAGTACTGGGCGAAGGGCGACACCTCCGGTCACGTCCAGCACGTCAAGGAGGTCCGCCTCGACTGCGACGGTGACACCCTCCTGGTCAAGGTCGACCAGGTCGGCGCCGCCTGCCACACGGGCGACCGCACCTGCTTCGACGCCGACCTGCTGGGCCCCGCGTGA
- a CDS encoding Trp biosynthesis-associated membrane protein produces MTGRRTFGPLVLVGLGSAALASVAASKAWTTTATPGGAPLPIAIPDHGLDRQSPLAASLALVVLAAWGVLLVTRGWVRRVLAGVALLAAGGVVATTVEARSSLPDAVARDLADLGLQGKDLLRAQSGTTMTGWWIAALVAGVICVLATSAALRFVRDWPEMGTRYDAPTGAPAPLPAPEDRSSIDLWKSLDAGQDPTLGPNEPRA; encoded by the coding sequence GTGACCGGGAGGCGCACCTTCGGGCCGCTGGTCCTCGTCGGACTCGGCTCGGCTGCCCTCGCCTCGGTCGCCGCCAGCAAGGCTTGGACGACCACCGCCACGCCGGGCGGCGCGCCGTTGCCGATCGCGATTCCGGACCACGGCCTCGACCGCCAGTCGCCGCTCGCTGCGTCGCTCGCCCTCGTCGTACTCGCTGCCTGGGGTGTCCTGCTCGTCACCCGCGGTTGGGTACGCCGCGTTCTCGCGGGCGTCGCGCTCCTGGCCGCTGGCGGCGTCGTGGCGACCACCGTCGAGGCGCGCTCGTCGCTTCCCGATGCGGTGGCGCGCGACCTTGCTGACCTCGGACTTCAGGGCAAGGACCTGCTCCGGGCGCAGAGCGGGACGACGATGACCGGCTGGTGGATCGCCGCTCTGGTCGCCGGCGTCATCTGCGTCCTCGCCACGTCGGCGGCGCTTCGCTTCGTCCGCGACTGGCCCGAGATGGGGACGCGCTACGACGCTCCCACGGGGGCCCCGGCGCCCCTGCCTGCGCCCGAGGACCGCTCCAGCATCGACCTGTGGAAGTCGCTCGATGCTGGTCAGGACCCGACCCTTGGCCCCAACGAGCCCCGGGCCTGA
- a CDS encoding HGxxPAAW family protein translates to MSDSHGNTPAAWTAVFIGLVAFVVGGVGLMFSPLNYTVFWIGIVLLPIALVVYVAMNKMGFGNTGH, encoded by the coding sequence ATGTCTGACTCTCACGGCAACACCCCGGCGGCCTGGACCGCGGTCTTCATCGGTCTCGTTGCCTTCGTCGTGGGCGGCGTCGGCCTCATGTTCAGCCCCTTGAACTACACGGTCTTCTGGATCGGCATCGTGCTGCTCCCGATCGCCCTCGTGGTCTACGTCGCGATGAACAAGATGGGCTTTGGCAACACTGGCCACTGA
- a CDS encoding DUF2752 domain-containing protein, which translates to MATLATEPVTHADRAAGRARRLVGPLGLAGVCLAGAAALHLRDPHESGSWGFCPFLVVTGHPCPGCGGLRAVNDLTNLDVVSAASSNLLFVASLPLLAFLWVRWAAGAWTGSPPRPLRHGTALVVAGLAAVLLFWLVRSLPFGAWLAP; encoded by the coding sequence TTGGCAACACTGGCCACTGAGCCGGTCACCCACGCTGACCGGGCCGCCGGCCGAGCTCGTCGGCTGGTCGGTCCGCTGGGCCTCGCTGGCGTCTGCCTGGCGGGCGCCGCAGCGCTCCACCTCCGCGATCCTCACGAGTCCGGATCCTGGGGGTTCTGCCCGTTCCTGGTCGTCACCGGTCACCCGTGCCCGGGATGCGGCGGCCTGCGTGCGGTCAACGACCTGACGAACCTCGACGTCGTCAGCGCGGCCTCGAGCAACCTGCTCTTCGTGGCGAGCCTCCCGCTGCTCGCCTTCCTGTGGGTTCGCTGGGCGGCCGGCGCCTGGACGGGATCTCCGCCCCGACCGCTGCGCCATGGCACGGCGCTCGTCGTGGCTGGTCTGGCGGCCGTCCTGCTGTTCTGGCTGGTGCGCAGCCTGCCCTTCGGGGCCTGGCTCGCTCCGTAG
- a CDS encoding DUF4190 domain-containing protein encodes MSDFNTPMPPPPPGYGESPYGGAPQEHPQAGTIFILGIVSLVLGAIGVFCCAFLGLLGIAPLIMSGKASREIAASGGTLGGASKVKNGRTMGIIAICLAAFALVLNIILFSTGAMDGFMKGYQS; translated from the coding sequence ATGTCTGACTTCAACACCCCGATGCCTCCGCCGCCGCCGGGTTACGGCGAGTCGCCGTACGGCGGAGCCCCGCAGGAGCACCCGCAGGCCGGCACCATCTTCATCCTGGGCATCGTGAGCCTCGTCCTCGGCGCGATCGGCGTCTTCTGCTGTGCCTTCCTCGGCCTGCTCGGCATCGCCCCGCTGATCATGAGCGGCAAGGCATCGCGCGAGATCGCGGCCTCCGGCGGCACCCTCGGCGGCGCCAGCAAGGTCAAGAACGGCCGCACGATGGGCATCATCGCAATCTGCCTCGCGGCGTTCGCGCTCGTGCTCAACATCATCCTCTTCTCCACCGGCGCGATGGACGGCTTCATGAAGGGCTACCAGAGCTGA